In Lactuca sativa cultivar Salinas chromosome 5, Lsat_Salinas_v11, whole genome shotgun sequence, the DNA window TAACTTCCAGATAGATGAAAAAGACCTTTGAGAGAGTTATTCGTGTTTAACAGACGTATATCATGTAAAACagaatttgtgttttttttttttttttttatttacaccGCAGCTCCTTAAGTCTTCAACTTCTAGATCTTCTCACCTTCATTCTTTCAGAAAACAAGACACCATCCACAAGAACGAATTAGTTAGCTTTTAGCCCCTGAATTTATGAAAATATCTCTAGTTAATCCTAAATACTAACAATTTAATTATTCTACTCCAAGATTGACATACCAATGTTAAACTATACAAACTCCTGGTTCATATCATTTTTTCAATTTCATGTTGatcttttcctttatccttcttATTTCCAACATCCCTTTTAATTGCATTGCTAAATTATAAATTTACAGCATTAAAGTTAACCAGTTTGGGTGCCTTATGGAATCTTTATATACATCATGTCTTTCCACCATGTTTTGagttaattttatttaaataagtgtGCAGTCTCTCTCTTCCTTGTATTTCCTAATTCTCACCATAAATGAACACCTGTACTCctgtttatgatacatcacatacTCCATGTCACTAAATCCCCTGCATCAGAATTGACCAGTTTTTGGCATACTACAAGTACAGGTGAGTACctataataaaataggaaaaatgtTGTTTCAAAAAGCTCCAAGTCTATCTAGAACCATTTTATCCAGGTAATAAATAAAATGCATCCAATAGGCTGCTGTCATATTTCATACTTTTCCACTAAATTTGATTATCTTTCAATCAGGACAGTGCAAGTCCTGAGTTATCTATCCAagacaaaaaatccaaaaacacagATGATGCTTCATGCCTTAAACGTGGTTTTAGTATGTTGGATGCAGAGTTCTTCAATGACAACAAGGTAATGTTTACCTTTTTGTGTGTAATAATGCGTTGTACCTTTTTTCAACACTAAAAACGTTTGCTATTTTTTCAAATTTAGATGCTTGAAATCGAGAAGGGTGCCAAAGAGCTCAACATTCCTATAATTAAAGCCAATAGGAAAATAGTTGCTACCACCAATGGTGGATTGCACTACCCTTCTTCATTGGTTTTCAATTCCAAATGGCAACACGAAGAAACACAAGATGATGCTAAAAAATTCAGTTATCCTTCGGTTTCAGGTGTCATGAAGCCTGAAAATGAAGAAGATATCGCTTTCATGACTGTAAGTTGACTGTCACTAAAGTACATTCAACTGTCGCTAAATATCATACTACCTTTGCTTATCGTTTCTTGTTTTGTGGAAAATGTTGGATAATATATATAGATTCTTGAACTTGGACATCTTATAAGAACGAAACAAGTCACCTCAGAGGAGCTCGTCCGGGTTTTTCTTAAGAGGCTTAAAAGGTAATTTTGTGCCTTATGAGTTGTTTCTTTATTCTTTTCTCATCATGTATGAGATAAATTAGTTTCTGAACCCATTAGGCTCATTattaaaaaagaaacaacccCTTATGTAATGGTGTGCAGGTATAATCCAGTGTTAGAAGCAGTGGTGACCATCACCGAGGATCTTGCCTACAAACAGGCAAAGGAAGCTGATGAACTACTAGCACAAGGCATAGACTTAGGTATTGAATTTACTTATGTAGTTATGTAGCCCTTTATTTATGAGAAGCTAAATTTatgaatcaatatatatatagGTCCACTTCATGGGATACCATATGGGCTAAAGGACATCATCTCGGTTCCTGAATATAAAACCACTTGGGGTTCAACCACATTCAAAAATCAAGTCCTTGACATTGAGGCTTGGGTGTACAAGAGGTATGATCCAATGTGGCCAGTTACACCATAAATGTTGATGCACTTGAGTTGAGTTGAATTGATGATGTCTCTGTAACTATGAATGCAGATTGAAGGCAGCAGGTGCGGTTCTTGTTGGGAAACTGGTCACAGGGTCATTAGCATATGACGATATCTGGTTTGGTGGTCGAACCAGAAACCCATGGAACATTGAGGAGTTCACCACCGGTTCATCGGCTGGACCCGCCGCCTGCACTGCAGCCGGCATGGTTCCATTTGCAATCGGGTCTGAGACGGCCGGTTCCATAACTTACCCTGCGGCTCGGTGCGGTGTGACCGCATTGAGACCGACTTTCGGTGCAGTTGGTCGAACCGGTGTCATGAGTTTGTCCGAGAGCCTGGTAATGATCAAACCCTCGCTCGATGCTTGATTTTTTATGTTGTTTTCTTTTATTAATAATGAAGTCCTTTTTTTTCTATGAAAGGACAAACTTGGCCCATTTTGTAGAAGTGCAGTTGATTGTGCGATTGTTCTAGATGTTATCCGGGGTAAAGATCCTGATGACGGGTCGTCAAGAAAGATCTTTCTTGATGACCCGTTTTCTGTAGACATCACGAAACTTACTGTTGGATATCTAGAGGATGCTGAGATGGAGgtgggatttttttttttttgtaatttgtcATTATTTTTATTTGGGCAACGATTGATTTTGTGGTGATGTGAAATTGGCAGGTGGTGGATGTGCTAAAATCAAAGGGTGTAAAGATGGTAGCGTTTAACCTGAGCTACAGTGTTGAATCTGCTCAAGGGATTTTAAATTTCACAATGGATGTGGACATGCTTGCTCACTTTGACAAGTGGCAACGATCTGGTGAAGATGACGAGTACGAGGCCCAGGATCAATGGCCCACAGAGCTTCGCCGTACGCGCATAATACCAGCTGTCGATTACATACAGGTATGTTTTTGCATTACACATAATTTGTATAATTGAGAAATGAATAAGAAAAATGTCAAACAGTCACAAAGGGCACGTGGGAAGTTGATTCGAGAAGTAAAGGAGAGTTTCAGGGTGGATGCATTCGTAGGAAATGCGACTGATTGGGAGAAAGTCTGTGTTGGTAATCTTGTTGGGATGCCGGTTATGGTTGTTCCTGTTGGCTTTCAGAAGATTCCGGATCCACCAACTAATGATACCCGCAGAAGAAGCACTGTCACAACTGGCATCTATGCTCCACCTGATCATGACCACATTGTAAGTTGTCTTTCTTTGATCCCgaggttttcaattcataca includes these proteins:
- the LOC111891102 gene encoding uncharacterized protein LOC111891102 isoform X2; this encodes MVSTYNKIGKMLFQKAPSLSRTILSSASPELSIQDKKSKNTDDASCLKRGFSMLDAEFFNDNKMLEIEKGAKELNIPIIKANRKIVATTNGGLHYPSSLVFNSKWQHEETQDDAKKFSYPSVSGVMKPENEEDIAFMTILELGHLIRTKQVTSEELVRVFLKRLKRYNPVLEAVVTITEDLAYKQAKEADELLAQGIDLGPLHGIPYGLKDIISVPEYKTTWGSTTFKNQVLDIEAWVYKRLKAAGAVLVGKLVTGSLAYDDIWFGGRTRNPWNIEEFTTGSSAGPAACTAAGMVPFAIGSETAGSITYPAARCGVTALRPTFGAVGRTGVMSLSESLDKLGPFCRSAVDCAIVLDVIRGKDPDDGSSRKIFLDDPFSVDITKLTVGYLEDAEMEVVDVLKSKGVKMVAFNLSYSVESAQGILNFTMDVDMLAHFDKWQRSGEDDEYEAQDQWPTELRRTRIIPAVDYIQSQRARGKLIREVKESFRVDAFVGNATDWEKVCVGNLVGMPVMVVPVGFQKIPDPPTNDTRRRSTVTTGIYAPPDHDHIALALTMAYQTVTNHHKQRPPIDNLGPDDVIPNPPKAMIPPRILKA
- the LOC111891102 gene encoding uncharacterized protein LOC111891102 isoform X1, translating into MAGRCPPIPLRPTRNVGGLLFITLLHSTLFLFCSSSSIPDCRLSSTGASANSPICASPELSIQDKKSKNTDDASCLKRGFSMLDAEFFNDNKMLEIEKGAKELNIPIIKANRKIVATTNGGLHYPSSLVFNSKWQHEETQDDAKKFSYPSVSGVMKPENEEDIAFMTILELGHLIRTKQVTSEELVRVFLKRLKRYNPVLEAVVTITEDLAYKQAKEADELLAQGIDLGPLHGIPYGLKDIISVPEYKTTWGSTTFKNQVLDIEAWVYKRLKAAGAVLVGKLVTGSLAYDDIWFGGRTRNPWNIEEFTTGSSAGPAACTAAGMVPFAIGSETAGSITYPAARCGVTALRPTFGAVGRTGVMSLSESLDKLGPFCRSAVDCAIVLDVIRGKDPDDGSSRKIFLDDPFSVDITKLTVGYLEDAEMEVVDVLKSKGVKMVAFNLSYSVESAQGILNFTMDVDMLAHFDKWQRSGEDDEYEAQDQWPTELRRTRIIPAVDYIQSQRARGKLIREVKESFRVDAFVGNATDWEKVCVGNLVGMPVMVVPVGFQKIPDPPTNDTRRRSTVTTGIYAPPDHDHIALALTMAYQTVTNHHKQRPPIDNLGPDDVIPNPPKAMIPPRILKA